A genome region from Flavobacterium sp. CFS9 includes the following:
- a CDS encoding DUF4302 domain-containing protein, which produces MKAKFIYNYLLIPFIALLLGSCSSPEVEAKFDENATDRLSGRQKELNDLLLSSSEGWKAVYYTDSTQLGGWTHLFKFLPQGNVDMASDFSDTGTYRSQYNIQTGSTVSLVFTTKNKIHLLSDAANSPTSALYAKGYLGDFQFFYYGQQKNGDIIFKTNRNGHFLRFAKATAQDWTDLPKNVPVINGLAGDATSPLFRLLQINDGTTTKDYQFDYNALARFATGSSLDPAVKESYDFAFSFNPTGAFSKLPLEVKGQKLSNFTFDPTSKSFTATGTGGVSASIKYSNTPLSLTDDYKILQVANANVVYGHDRSILTAAATNSALFLSLFKDIEASMPAGTTLLRVQPWFSTPNGSYVEYRFSNAAGVLTRVYHFFTLSVDETKKVIILTPTPKWTSGATFASALPIPAPANLKAMDDQLMNPAGLYFKRENFTVGATNTVFTFTSASSPFRMTTWAFQ; this is translated from the coding sequence ATGAAAGCAAAATTTATATATAACTATTTACTGATTCCTTTTATAGCTTTACTATTAGGGTCATGTTCGAGCCCGGAAGTAGAGGCAAAATTTGATGAAAATGCAACGGATCGACTAAGCGGCCGTCAAAAAGAATTAAATGATTTGTTACTTTCTTCTTCTGAAGGATGGAAAGCGGTTTATTATACCGATAGTACACAACTAGGAGGTTGGACCCACTTGTTTAAATTTTTACCACAAGGAAATGTAGACATGGCATCTGACTTTAGTGATACAGGAACCTACAGAAGTCAGTACAATATACAAACAGGAAGTACTGTAAGTTTAGTCTTTACTACAAAAAACAAAATACATCTTTTGTCAGATGCCGCAAATTCTCCCACATCAGCACTTTATGCAAAGGGATATTTAGGAGATTTTCAGTTTTTTTATTATGGACAGCAAAAAAATGGGGATATTATTTTTAAAACCAACAGGAATGGGCATTTTCTGCGTTTTGCAAAAGCAACGGCTCAGGACTGGACTGATTTGCCTAAAAATGTACCAGTCATTAACGGTTTAGCTGGCGACGCAACAAGCCCGCTATTCCGATTATTGCAGATCAATGACGGAACGACAACTAAAGACTATCAATTTGATTATAACGCGCTTGCTCGTTTTGCAACTGGATCTTCTTTAGACCCTGCTGTTAAAGAAAGTTATGATTTTGCTTTTTCATTTAATCCGACGGGTGCTTTTTCAAAACTTCCTTTAGAAGTTAAGGGTCAAAAACTTTCCAATTTTACTTTTGATCCCACAAGCAAAAGTTTCACCGCAACCGGAACGGGAGGAGTTTCTGCAAGTATTAAGTATAGCAACACACCATTGTCCTTAACAGATGATTATAAAATATTACAGGTGGCAAATGCAAATGTAGTATATGGACATGACAGGTCAATATTAACAGCGGCAGCAACAAATTCAGCATTATTCCTTTCACTATTCAAAGATATTGAAGCTTCTATGCCGGCTGGCACAACTTTACTAAGAGTACAGCCTTGGTTTAGCACTCCTAACGGAAGTTATGTTGAATACAGATTTTCAAACGCAGCAGGTGTATTAACAAGAGTATACCATTTCTTTACATTATCAGTAGATGAAACTAAAAAGGTTATCATCTTAACGCCTACGCCTAAATGGACTTCCGGAGCTACTTTTGCCAGTGCACTTCCTATTCCTGCACCTGCAAACTTAAAGGCTATGGACGATCAGCTCATGAATCCGGCAGGGTTATACTTTAAAAGGGAAAACTTTACTGTTGGAGCAACGAATACCGTATTTACTTTTACGTCCGCTTCAAGTCCATTTAGAATGACAACCTGGGCATTTCAGTAA
- a CDS encoding putative zinc-binding metallopeptidase has translation MKIFKTYKTVLIAGVLLLASCAHENQPKESQFDYSIPVKTDLDKWIGTNFLTPYNINVYYLWNQNLVDNNRYLYPPDVTKVQPAMEVVKKIWIDSYSTLGGADFVKKLAPREFVLVGGTNLNTNGTRTLGLAEAGQKITLFEVDNLNKKNRADVTEFIHTIQHEYVHILNQTKPFDQQAWYKLTPGGYTTSWYTEATATSRNLGFITSYARLNIIEDFAETASTILTSSKAEYDAILAGASATGRASIKAKEAIVVNYYKSAFNIDFYALRDEAQKNTDAIINN, from the coding sequence ATGAAAATATTCAAAACATATAAAACAGTACTAATTGCAGGAGTTTTACTTCTTGCTTCCTGTGCTCACGAAAATCAGCCAAAAGAAAGTCAGTTTGATTATTCGATTCCTGTAAAAACAGATTTAGATAAATGGATTGGTACTAATTTTTTAACGCCATATAATATAAATGTATATTATCTGTGGAATCAAAATTTAGTAGACAACAATAGATATTTGTACCCACCAGATGTCACTAAAGTTCAGCCGGCGATGGAGGTAGTAAAAAAAATCTGGATTGATAGTTACTCTACTCTTGGAGGAGCTGATTTTGTTAAAAAACTTGCCCCTAGAGAATTTGTACTTGTTGGAGGTACAAATTTAAATACAAATGGGACAAGGACATTGGGACTTGCAGAGGCGGGGCAAAAGATAACGCTCTTTGAGGTAGACAATCTCAATAAAAAAAACAGAGCTGATGTAACAGAATTTATTCATACCATTCAGCACGAATATGTACACATTTTAAATCAAACAAAACCTTTCGATCAGCAGGCGTGGTATAAGTTAACTCCAGGCGGATACACAACATCGTGGTATACAGAAGCCACTGCTACTTCAAGAAACTTAGGATTCATCACAAGTTATGCACGCTTGAATATCATTGAAGATTTTGCCGAAACAGCTTCAACCATTTTAACAAGCTCAAAAGCGGAGTACGATGCCATATTAGCAGGTGCAAGCGCTACCGGTAGAGCGAGTATTAAAGCCAAGGAGGCAATTGTGGTGAATTATTATAAAAGTGCTTTTAACATCGATTTTTATGCTTTAAGAGATGAGGCACAAAAAAACACAGATGCCATAATAAACAATTAA
- a CDS encoding RagB/SusD family nutrient uptake outer membrane protein, whose product MKNIKILLSLLLLTSITSCDDYLSEVPDNRTQIDTPEKVSELLVSAYPSKTYMPLAEAMSDNVFDSELLSRTNLYNEQSFNWEMHTQIGFDSESEFWVASYEAIAAANQALEAIQKLGSPASLNPQKGEALIARAYNHFMLVSLWSNRYNPATAATDLGIPYIKSPETELLVQYKRNSVKEVFDFIEQDIVEGLKYVTNDYKEPKYHFTVEASKAFATRFYLIKGDWDKVLEYSESLGSKPTKIRDWPTYTGTAFAQRDIQYSSADRETNLLISYPNSLASRATGYRFSLAANRSNEILGNSTNMWNKANLTFTSGQYDGGTVVYFPKAYEYFKITNLTSGIGVPYAATVLFSNDDVYLNRIEALVMKNKMAEANTELGYFLGTRTSGYNPATDLLNEGVVTAKYPVISNEFTPFYTLTPVQTSYIKAIAEARRREFMQEGHRWFDIKRFNLVVTHNTLAFGKIERNNVLQKDDKRRALQIPLRASDNGIEKNPR is encoded by the coding sequence ATGAAAAATATAAAAATATTATTGTCTTTACTACTATTAACCAGTATTACAAGTTGCGATGATTATCTTTCAGAAGTACCGGATAACAGAACACAAATAGATACTCCTGAAAAAGTTTCGGAACTATTAGTTTCGGCTTACCCTAGTAAAACGTATATGCCTCTTGCAGAAGCAATGTCTGACAATGTTTTTGACAGTGAGCTGCTATCGCGCACTAATTTATATAATGAACAAAGTTTCAACTGGGAAATGCACACTCAGATCGGATTTGATTCCGAATCAGAATTCTGGGTAGCATCTTACGAAGCCATTGCAGCAGCAAACCAGGCACTCGAAGCCATTCAAAAGCTTGGGAGTCCGGCTAGTCTAAATCCTCAAAAAGGAGAAGCTTTAATAGCCAGAGCCTACAATCACTTTATGCTGGTTTCTTTATGGTCAAATCGTTACAATCCTGCCACCGCGGCAACAGACTTGGGGATTCCGTACATTAAATCTCCCGAAACTGAGTTACTGGTTCAGTACAAACGTAACAGCGTAAAAGAAGTTTTTGATTTTATTGAGCAGGATATTGTAGAGGGACTAAAATATGTAACTAATGATTACAAAGAACCAAAATATCATTTTACCGTGGAGGCAAGTAAAGCGTTTGCTACTCGTTTTTATTTGATAAAAGGAGATTGGGATAAAGTACTGGAGTATTCTGAAAGTTTAGGTTCTAAACCAACAAAAATTAGAGACTGGCCAACTTATACTGGTACGGCTTTTGCCCAAAGAGACATTCAATATTCAAGTGCAGATAGGGAAACCAACTTATTAATTAGTTATCCAAATTCACTTGCAAGTAGAGCAACTGGGTATAGATTTTCTCTTGCTGCAAATAGATCTAATGAAATTCTTGGCAATAGTACAAATATGTGGAATAAAGCCAATCTAACATTTACTAGTGGTCAATATGACGGAGGTACAGTTGTTTATTTTCCAAAAGCTTATGAATATTTCAAAATCACAAATCTAACATCTGGTATAGGGGTACCTTATGCTGCTACTGTTTTGTTTAGCAATGATGATGTGTATCTCAATAGAATTGAAGCATTAGTAATGAAAAATAAAATGGCTGAAGCCAATACGGAGTTGGGTTACTTTTTAGGTACCAGAACTAGCGGCTATAATCCAGCGACAGATTTATTAAATGAAGGAGTCGTTACTGCTAAATATCCTGTTATTTCAAATGAATTCACCCCTTTCTACACCTTAACCCCTGTACAAACTTCTTATATAAAAGCAATTGCTGAAGCACGCAGGAGAGAATTTATGCAAGAAGGGCACAGATGGTTTGATATTAAACGTTTTAATCTTGTAGTAACACATAATACACTTGCATTTGGAAAAATAGAAAGGAATAATGTTCTACAAAAAGACGATAAACGCAGAGCATTACAAATACCACTTAGAGCGTCAGATAATGGTATTGAAAAAAATCCTAGATAA
- a CDS encoding SusC/RagA family TonB-linked outer membrane protein yields the protein MKKPVVKQRLLHRIMKITLFQFVLALVFSSVAMANDVNGQKKLDTKVTINITNLTLDNTLSKLQKSANVKFSYNSRLPQLNQKVSIDANDETLSSILNRILLPFNITYTEVSNQIILQKSALSDPFTGVESNNSLFESLTAAGPIIKGTVTDVSGSPLPGATVLAKGTKIAVLTDFDGKFSIEMPPNSTALIISYVGMETKEIGISNTNPVIVLNEAGQNLKEVVVTTGYEKTSKRTFTGAISKISGSELKVDGVVDVSRMIEGKAAGVTVQNVTGSFGTTPKITVRGSSSIFGDTKPLWVIDGVVQEDIINVSFADLASGNSATLLSSAVAGLNANDIQSIEILKDASATSIYGSRSLNGVVVVTTKQGRRDSPLKVSYSLENTVRTVPSYTQYDILNSQESMSIFQEMRGKGYLDQSSSLTARFSGVYGILAREINRYDQTNGQYGVKNEQPYINDFLRKYELGNTDWFKVLFRPSITQNHSLSFSGGGKNNTFYGSLGYYTDPGWSIADNVKQLSSNLKGTFYINDRLNITLSTLASIRDQGAPGAYESKDDVVFGKVSRDFDINPFNYVLSTSRTLRPYDENGNYEYYQNNWAPMNIIKELQNNTLGIKVNDIRFQADIDYKINKHLTYNFTGSARYANTSREHRIYEDSNVVGAYNAGITVNPNALIQNANVFLYQNPNDLTALKTSVLPNGGFLRKFTDDLTSYNVRNSITYRNTLNDKHEIEGFFGTEFRSVDRNNDNFTAAGIQFQKGLTPFIEPKLIEKLVNEGNSYYDFGAERERTVGFFGKIGYTYDRRYTGSITGRYDGSNRQGDTGSSRWLPTYTLSGKWNIKEEKFMKNVESVNTLALRASYGLTATAGPATNSLAIYRSFITDRFNTADRENAIRISNLQNKDLTWEKQFETNIGLDLGMFRNRVQVTTDIYSRKAFDLIDYVITSGVGGESVKQGNNADMHTKGIEFGVTTQNIASKDFKWSTTLNFSVYDQKITKLANKPSVFNLIAANGGNTVGHPRNSLYSYQFTGLNNQGLPTFKLQDGAENNITEANFQDTNDVSKYLKYEGSVEPNKSIGLANTFSYKSWSLYVFIVGSGGNKIRLNPVYNNVYTDQTVFTKEFANRWINPGDEQYTNVPVIADQLLNRNYGANNLQIAYNTYNFSDQRIASGDFVRLKNISLGWEFPSDFKKKLGLSSFTLKGSAVNPWLIYSDKKLNGQDPEFRNTGGVAFPITAQYTFAINLSF from the coding sequence ATGAAAAAACCAGTTGTTAAACAACGATTACTCCATCGAATCATGAAAATAACACTATTTCAGTTTGTTCTGGCACTTGTGTTTTCAAGTGTTGCCATGGCAAATGATGTAAATGGACAAAAAAAATTAGATACTAAAGTTACAATTAATATTACAAATTTAACTTTAGACAATACCTTGTCTAAATTACAAAAGTCTGCAAATGTAAAATTTTCTTACAATTCAAGATTACCACAACTAAATCAGAAAGTTAGCATAGATGCTAATGATGAAACTTTGTCTAGTATTTTGAATCGAATTTTACTACCATTTAATATCACTTATACCGAAGTAAGTAATCAGATTATTTTGCAAAAAAGTGCTTTGTCAGATCCTTTTACAGGTGTTGAATCAAATAATTCTTTGTTTGAGAGCTTAACTGCTGCAGGTCCGATTATTAAGGGTACAGTTACCGATGTTAGTGGAAGCCCATTACCAGGAGCTACTGTATTGGCTAAAGGAACTAAGATTGCGGTACTAACCGATTTTGACGGTAAATTTTCTATCGAAATGCCGCCAAATAGTACTGCTTTAATTATTTCTTATGTTGGAATGGAAACAAAAGAAATAGGAATAAGTAATACAAATCCGGTTATCGTTTTAAATGAAGCAGGACAAAATCTAAAGGAAGTTGTAGTGACTACAGGTTACGAAAAAACTTCAAAAAGAACTTTTACGGGGGCAATCAGTAAAATTTCCGGCAGTGAATTGAAAGTCGATGGTGTTGTAGATGTAAGCAGAATGATTGAAGGTAAAGCTGCCGGTGTTACTGTACAAAACGTTACCGGATCTTTTGGTACGACACCTAAAATTACAGTTCGTGGATCTTCTTCTATTTTTGGAGACACCAAACCATTATGGGTTATTGATGGAGTTGTTCAGGAAGATATTATCAACGTTTCATTTGCTGATTTAGCTTCTGGAAATTCTGCAACATTATTAAGTTCTGCTGTAGCTGGTTTGAATGCAAATGATATTCAAAGCATTGAAATTCTTAAAGATGCATCTGCTACCTCAATTTATGGTTCAAGATCGTTAAATGGAGTGGTAGTAGTAACTACTAAACAAGGTCGTAGAGATTCTCCCCTTAAAGTGAGCTATTCTCTTGAAAATACAGTTAGAACTGTACCGAGTTATACTCAGTATGATATTCTAAATTCTCAGGAATCGATGAGTATTTTTCAAGAGATGAGAGGCAAAGGTTACCTGGATCAAAGCTCTTCTTTAACTGCCAGATTTAGCGGTGTTTATGGTATTCTAGCCAGAGAAATAAATCGTTACGATCAAACTAACGGACAATATGGAGTCAAAAATGAGCAGCCCTACATTAATGATTTTTTGAGAAAGTACGAATTAGGAAATACAGACTGGTTTAAAGTTTTGTTTAGACCTTCTATTACTCAAAACCATTCCTTAAGCTTTTCAGGCGGAGGTAAAAACAACACATTTTATGGCTCTCTGGGATACTATACTGATCCGGGATGGTCTATTGCTGATAATGTCAAACAATTATCATCAAACCTAAAAGGAACGTTCTATATTAACGACAGATTAAACATTACCCTATCAACTCTTGCTTCTATCCGTGATCAGGGAGCCCCTGGTGCGTATGAAAGTAAAGACGATGTGGTTTTCGGAAAAGTTAGCAGAGATTTTGATATTAACCCGTTTAATTATGTTTTAAGTACGAGCAGAACACTAAGACCTTATGATGAAAACGGTAATTATGAGTATTATCAAAACAACTGGGCACCAATGAATATCATTAAAGAATTACAAAATAATACACTTGGTATTAAAGTAAATGATATTCGTTTTCAGGCAGACATAGATTACAAAATCAATAAACATTTAACCTACAACTTTACCGGTTCAGCACGTTATGCCAACACATCACGAGAGCACAGAATCTATGAAGACTCAAATGTTGTTGGAGCTTATAATGCTGGTATAACTGTAAATCCGAATGCCTTGATTCAAAATGCCAACGTATTTTTGTATCAGAATCCAAATGATTTAACGGCACTAAAAACTTCGGTTTTACCCAATGGTGGTTTTTTGCGTAAGTTTACTGATGACTTAACTTCTTACAATGTTAGAAATAGCATTACGTACAGAAATACGTTAAATGACAAACATGAAATTGAAGGTTTCTTTGGAACTGAGTTCAGATCAGTAGATAGAAATAATGACAACTTTACAGCGGCCGGAATTCAATTTCAAAAAGGACTTACCCCTTTTATTGAGCCAAAATTGATTGAGAAACTGGTAAATGAAGGGAATTCTTATTATGATTTTGGTGCTGAAAGAGAACGTACCGTTGGTTTCTTTGGAAAAATTGGTTATACGTACGATCGTCGTTATACAGGATCGATTACAGGTCGTTATGATGGATCTAACAGACAAGGCGATACAGGTTCTTCCAGATGGCTGCCTACGTACACTTTGAGTGGTAAATGGAACATTAAAGAAGAAAAATTCATGAAAAATGTAGAGTCCGTTAACACATTAGCACTTAGAGCTTCTTATGGTTTGACTGCCACTGCAGGACCTGCAACAAATTCCTTAGCCATTTATAGAAGCTTTATCACAGATCGTTTCAATACAGCGGACAGAGAAAATGCAATTCGTATCTCTAATTTGCAAAACAAAGATTTGACTTGGGAGAAACAATTTGAAACCAATATTGGTCTTGATCTTGGAATGTTCAGAAACAGGGTGCAGGTAACAACCGATATTTACAGTCGTAAAGCATTTGATCTTATTGATTATGTAATTACATCCGGTGTAGGTGGAGAAAGTGTAAAACAGGGTAATAATGCCGATATGCATACTAAAGGTATCGAATTTGGTGTAACTACTCAAAATATTGCATCTAAAGATTTTAAATGGTCTACAACATTAAACTTCTCTGTTTACGATCAAAAAATTACAAAACTGGCCAATAAGCCGTCAGTATTCAATTTGATCGCTGCAAATGGGGGCAACACAGTGGGACACCCTAGAAACTCATTGTATTCTTATCAATTTACGGGGTTAAATAATCAAGGTCTACCAACCTTTAAATTGCAGGATGGAGCTGAAAACAATATCACGGAAGCTAACTTTCAGGATACGAATGATGTTAGTAAGTATTTAAAATACGAAGGATCTGTAGAACCAAATAAATCGATCGGTTTAGCCAATACCTTTAGTTATAAAAGCTGGTCCTTATATGTTTTTATAGTAGGATCGGGAGGAAACAAAATTAGACTGAATCCTGTGTACAATAATGTTTACACGGATCAGACCGTTTTCACAAAAGAATTTGCTAACAGATGGATTAATCCAGGTGATGAACAATATACAAATGTACCGGTTATTGCGGATCAATTGTTGAACAGAAATTACGGAGCTAATAACTTACAAATTGCATACAACACCTATAATTTTTCTGATCAGAGAATTGCAAGTGGTGACTTTGTACGATTAAAAAATATATCATTGGGATGGGAATTCCCTAGTGATTTTAAGAAAAAGTTAGGTCTAAGCAGTTTTACTTTAAAAGGTTCGGCAGTTAATCCATGGTTGATTTATTCAGACAAAAAATTAAACGGACAAGATCCTGAATTCCGTAATACGGGCGGGGTTGCTTTCCCAATTACGGCTCAGTATACTTTTGCAATTAATCTTTCATTCTAA
- a CDS encoding FecR family protein translates to MQKRNKYTEIEDFLSDESFQSWILSKIDNDGWEEWTLESRQRAKLVEDARLLLLAMKVPDQPISPVDLHHALQATWIKIEEKENQNNSTSSSKIKFLKKYFLSGIAAALILGLGTVWLYNNQIISNSKEVTYNELISENNEGLVEQTNNSDKAQIITLSDGSSVLLQPNSKLSYPKIFTGNERKVYLSGEGFFEISKNPKKPFFVYANEIITKVVGTSFRVKAYSDQPDVEVLVRTGKVKVKSNNLVAKSDDDEVVLLPNQALRFQRKDLSFNKITNITQDIVLTRSVGNIEQLSFEFTDIPVSQIFETIEQAYLVDIDYPKNKLKDCHLTTSLSDQPLMEKLKIVCNSIGNNTSFEMIGNQIIIKSSGCN, encoded by the coding sequence ATGCAAAAACGTAATAAATATACCGAAATTGAAGATTTCTTATCTGATGAATCATTTCAGTCATGGATTTTATCCAAAATAGACAATGATGGTTGGGAAGAATGGACTTTAGAGAGTCGTCAGCGTGCTAAACTGGTAGAAGACGCGAGATTATTGTTGCTGGCTATGAAAGTACCAGACCAGCCAATATCTCCTGTAGATCTTCATCATGCTTTGCAGGCCACCTGGATTAAAATCGAAGAGAAAGAGAATCAGAACAATTCAACCTCAAGTTCTAAAATAAAATTTCTTAAGAAATATTTTCTTAGTGGTATTGCCGCCGCTTTAATTCTTGGTTTAGGAACAGTTTGGTTGTATAACAATCAAATAATCTCTAATAGTAAAGAAGTAACCTATAATGAGTTGATTAGTGAAAACAATGAAGGATTGGTTGAACAAACCAATAATTCAGACAAAGCTCAAATTATTACTTTATCTGATGGTAGTTCGGTTCTATTACAACCTAATAGTAAACTTAGCTATCCAAAGATCTTTACCGGAAACGAAAGAAAGGTGTATTTATCTGGCGAAGGTTTCTTTGAAATTAGTAAAAATCCAAAAAAACCCTTCTTCGTTTACGCCAATGAAATTATTACGAAGGTAGTTGGAACTAGTTTTAGAGTTAAGGCCTATTCTGACCAACCTGATGTTGAAGTTTTGGTTCGTACTGGTAAAGTAAAGGTAAAATCAAACAATTTGGTGGCTAAGTCAGATGATGATGAAGTTGTTTTGTTACCTAATCAGGCATTACGTTTTCAACGAAAAGATTTAAGTTTTAATAAAATTACAAATATCACGCAGGATATAGTCCTTACCCGTAGTGTTGGAAATATTGAACAGCTTAGCTTTGAGTTTACTGATATTCCTGTATCACAAATTTTTGAAACGATAGAGCAGGCTTATCTGGTAGATATTGATTATCCAAAAAACAAGCTGAAAGATTGTCACCTTACCACTTCTTTAAGTGATCAGCCCTTAATGGAAAAATTAAAAATTGTCTGTAATAGTATTGGTAATAATACTTCTTTTGAAATGATTGGAAATCAGATTATTATAAAATCTAGCGGATGCAATTAA
- a CDS encoding RNA polymerase sigma factor: MNTKTLQFKTSDDLTLWTNLKNGDEKSFSLLFEKYYGDLVNYGNSLSPNAEKVQDCVQDVFTDIWVYKNGLQSSVVVKAYLLSSVRKRIARLYERDHIFRKSASTDSISFLLEFSVEHDLMDDDYATKEKVIHLNKLLNNLPARQKEALYLRYHQGLTVDQIADMLEVNYQSASNLLHRGLLTLRKEWKGSVSLILLLSSTTF; this comes from the coding sequence ATGAATACCAAAACTCTACAATTCAAAACATCGGACGATCTTACGCTTTGGACTAACTTGAAAAATGGAGATGAAAAATCATTCTCTCTGTTGTTTGAAAAATACTATGGTGATTTGGTCAATTACGGAAATTCACTTTCTCCGAATGCCGAAAAGGTACAGGATTGTGTTCAGGATGTTTTTACAGATATTTGGGTTTACAAGAACGGTCTTCAAAGTTCAGTTGTAGTAAAAGCCTATTTATTGTCAAGTGTACGCAAGCGTATCGCACGTTTATACGAGCGTGATCATATTTTTCGCAAGTCTGCAAGCACAGATTCAATTTCTTTTCTTTTAGAATTCTCTGTAGAACATGATCTGATGGATGACGATTATGCTACAAAAGAAAAAGTAATTCATTTGAATAAATTACTGAACAATTTACCAGCACGACAAAAAGAGGCCTTGTATTTAAGATACCATCAAGGCTTAACGGTCGATCAAATTGCCGATATGCTGGAGGTAAATTATCAATCAGCAAGTAACTTACTACACCGCGGTTTACTTACTCTTCGCAAGGAATGGAAGGGTAGTGTTTCGTTAATTCTTCTCCTTTCCTCAACTACTTTTTAA
- a CDS encoding XRE family transcriptional regulator — MGQKIHQGRNVKRFREMLNIKQEALAYDLGEDWNQKKISMLEQKEVIEESLLKQISVLLKIPVEAFQNFDEEQAINVIANTYSFQDFKDNAVASGFSYQPSFNAIDKIVQFYDEKITLYERMLKEKDEMMSGFEKLISK; from the coding sequence ATAGGACAGAAAATACATCAGGGAAGAAACGTAAAACGTTTTAGAGAAATGCTTAATATCAAACAAGAAGCATTAGCTTATGATCTGGGAGAAGACTGGAATCAGAAGAAAATCTCTATGCTGGAGCAGAAAGAAGTAATTGAAGAAAGTTTATTGAAACAAATTTCCGTACTACTAAAGATTCCGGTTGAAGCTTTTCAGAATTTTGATGAAGAACAAGCGATAAATGTTATTGCAAATACTTATTCATTCCAGGATTTTAAAGATAATGCTGTCGCTTCTGGATTTAGCTACCAACCCTCTTTCAATGCTATTGATAAAATTGTTCAATTTTATGACGAAAAAATTACGTTATACGAGCGTATGTTGAAAGAGAAAGATGAAATGATGTCAGGATTTGAAAAATTAATCAGCAAATAA
- the sucD gene encoding succinate--CoA ligase subunit alpha, which produces MSVLVNKDSKIIVQGFTGSEGTFHASQMIEYGTNVVGGVTPGKGGTSHLDRPVFNTVKDAVEQAGADTSIIFVPPAFAADAIMEAADAGIKVIIAITEGIPVADMIKANNYVKERNSRLIGPNCPGVITPGEAKVGIMPGFVFKKGSVGIVSKSGTLTYEAADQVVKQGLGITTAIGIGGDPIIGTTTKEAVELLMNDPETEIIIMIGEIGGQLEADAAKWVRADGNRKPVVGFIAGETAPAGRTMGHAGAIVGGSDDTAAAKKQIMRDNGIHVVDSPAEIGKKVKEVLG; this is translated from the coding sequence ATGAGTGTTTTAGTTAATAAAGATTCCAAAATAATTGTTCAAGGATTTACAGGGAGCGAAGGAACTTTCCACGCTTCTCAAATGATTGAGTACGGTACAAATGTTGTTGGTGGAGTAACTCCGGGTAAAGGAGGAACAAGCCATTTAGACCGTCCGGTTTTTAACACAGTAAAAGATGCTGTCGAACAAGCAGGAGCTGATACATCTATCATTTTTGTTCCGCCAGCTTTTGCTGCTGATGCAATTATGGAAGCTGCTGACGCTGGAATTAAAGTAATTATTGCTATTACTGAAGGAATTCCTGTAGCAGATATGATTAAAGCTAATAACTATGTTAAAGAAAGAAATTCAAGATTAATCGGACCAAACTGTCCTGGTGTAATTACTCCGGGTGAAGCTAAAGTTGGTATTATGCCAGGTTTCGTTTTCAAAAAAGGATCAGTTGGTATCGTTTCTAAATCAGGAACTTTAACTTACGAAGCTGCTGATCAGGTTGTAAAACAAGGTTTAGGAATTACTACTGCTATTGGTATTGGTGGAGATCCAATTATTGGAACTACAACTAAAGAGGCAGTTGAATTATTAATGAACGATCCAGAAACTGAAATCATCATTATGATTGGTGAAATCGGAGGTCAATTAGAAGCTGATGCTGCTAAATGGGTGAGAGCTGATGGTAACCGTAAGCCAGTTGTTGGCTTTATCGCTGGAGAAACTGCTCCTGCTGGTAGAACAATGGGTCACGCAGGTGCTATCGTTGGTGGTTCTGATGATACTGCTGCTGCTAAAAAACAAATCATGAGAGACAACGGAATTCACGTTGTTGATTCACCAGCTGAAATTGGTAAAAAAGTAAAAGAAGTACTTGGATAA